The sequence gctctcgctctcgctctctccctctctctctctctcccactccctctctccctttctctcaaagGCTCCGACCAGAGACGATACAAATGGAAGATCCCATTGACACCGCCATGGCAGTGTTCTCTGATCAGTACCTGTCGTCCAATGACAGTTTACTATTCAACATCACTCCAACCCATTTCCCCCGCCTGCCACCCATAATAGACCAGACCATCAGCATCACCACCATAGTGATCCTCTTCATTACCATGGTTTCACTGGGCTGTACCATGGAGGTGCCCAAGATCAAGGTCCTGATGCTGATCATCTCTAGTTTCTGGATGTTTCAGACTTTTTGGAGTTATCGTTCTTCCTGTTATgtgatgttttttgttgttgtgattaAATACGTTTTAGGGTTTGtgaaatatatacaaataaaatgttatattcATAATATTAATGTTTATTATTCTCTAAAGGCCCACATCCTGAAACCTAAAGGAGTAGCCATCGCAGTGGTGGCCCAGTTTGGAGTAATGCCCCTCACTGCCTTCTCATTGGCTAAGGTTAGTGTCTCTCTTTGGCTAAGGTTAGTGTCTCTCTTTGGCTAAGGTTAGTATCTCTCTTTGGCTAAGGTTAGTATCTCTCTTTGGCTAAGGTTAGTATCTCTCTTTGGCTAAGGTTAGTATCTCTCTTTGGCTAAGGTTAGTATCTCTCATTGGCTAAGGTTAGTATCTCTCATTGGCTAAGGTTAGTATCTCTCATTGGCTAAGGTTAGTATCTCTCATTGGCTAAGGTTAGTATCTCTCATTGGCTAAGGTTAGTATCTCTCATTGGCTAAGGTTAGTATCTCTCATTGGCTAAGGTTAGTATCTCTCATTGGCTAAGGTTAGTATCTCTCATTGGCTAAGGTTAGTATCTCTCATTGGCTAAGGTTAGTATCTCTCATTGGCTAAGGTTAGTATCTCTCATTGGCTAAGGTTAGTATCTCTCATTGGCTAAGGTTAGTATCTCTCATTGGCTAAGGTTAGTATCTCTCATTGGCTAAGGTTAGTATCTCTCATTGGCTAAGGTTAGTATCTCTCATTGGCTAAGGTTAGTATCTCTCATTGGCTAAGGTTAGTATCTCCCATAGGCTAAGGTTAGTATCTCTCATTGGCTAAGGTTAGTATCTCTCATTGGCTAAGGTTAGTATCTCTCATTGGCTAAGGTTAGTATCTCTCATTGGCTAAGGTTAGTATCTCTCTTTGGCTAAGGTTAGTATCTCTCTTTGGCTAAGGTTAGTATCTCTCTTTGGCTAAGGTTAGTATCTCTCATTGGCTAAGGTTAGTATCTCTCATTGGCTAAGGTTAGTATCTCTCATTGGCTAAGGTTAGTATCTCTCATTGGCTAAGGTTAGTATCTCTCATTGGCTAAGGTTAGTATCTCTCATTGGCTAAGGTTAGTATCTCTCATTGGCTAAGGTTAGTATCTCTCATTGGCTAAGGTTAGTATCTCTCATTGGCTAAGGTTAGTATCTCTCATTGGCTAAGGTTAGTATCTCTCATTGGCTAAGGTTAGTATCTCTCATTGGCTAAGGTTAGTATCTCTCATTGGCTAAGGTTAGTATCTCTCATTGGCTAAGGTTAGTATCTCTCATTGGCTAAGGTTAGTATCTCTCATTGGTTAAGGTTAGTATCTCTCATTGGCTAAGGTTAGTATCTCTCATTGGCTAAGGTTAGTATCTCTCATTGGTTAAGGTTAGTATCTCTCATTGGCTAAGGTTAGTATCTCTCATTGGCTAAGGTTAGTATTTCCATAGCTGTCTTGGCATTGTTGTCTTGGCGAACCAGTCTGGTTCCCAGGCCTTCAGGAATGGCAGGACAGGACCATGCTAAGCTGTTCAGTGTAGTCTCAGGTGTACGTACTGTCCTGTGTCTTCAGGTGTTACAGCTGGGGCCGGTAGAGGCTGTAGTGGTGCTGATCTGTGGATGCTGCCCAGGGGGAAGCCTCTCCAATATATTGGCCCTGTCTATGAAGGGAGACATGAACCTAAGGTACATATACAGCCCTACTTTTATCTATTCAGACCCTACTTCCATCTATCCAGACCCTACTTCCATCTATCCAGACCCTACTTCCATCTATTCAGACCCTACTTCCATCTATCCAGACCCTACTTCCATCTATCCAGACCCTACTTCCATCTATCCAGACCCTACTTCCATCTATCCAGACCCTACTTCCATCTATCCAGAACCTACTTCCATCTATCCAGACCCTACTTCCATCTATCCAGACCCTACTGTCATCTATCCAGACCCTACTTCCATCTATCCAGACCCTACTGTCATCTATCCAGACCCTACTTCCATCTATCCAGACCCTACTTCCATCTATCCAGACCCTACTTCCATCTATCCAGACCCTACTTCCATCTATCCAGACCCTACTGTCATCTATCCAGACCCTACTTCCATCTATCCAGACCCTACTTCCATCTATCCAGACCCTacttccatctatccatctatccagaCCCTATCTATCCAGTCATCTATCCAGACCCTACTTCCATCTATCCAGACCCTACTTCCATCTATCCAGACCCTACTTCCATCTATCCAGACCCTACTTCCATCTATCCAGACCCTACTTCCATCTATCCAGACCCTACTTCCATCTATCCAGACCCTACTTCCATCTATTCAGACCCTACTTCCATCTATCCAGACCCTACTTCCATCTATTCCAGACCCTACTTCCATCTATCCAGACCCTACTTCCATCTATTCAGACCCTACTTCCATCTATTCAGACCCTACTTCCATCTATCCAGACCCTACTTCCATCTATCCAGACCCTACTTTCATTTATTCAGACCCTACTTCCATCTATCCAGACCCTACTTCCATCTATCCAGACCCTACTTCCATCTATCCAGACCCTACTTCCATCTATCCAGACCCTACTTCCATCTATCCAGACCCTACTTTCATTTATTCAGACCCTACTTCCATCTATCCAGACCCTACTTCCATCTATTCAGACCCTACTTCCATCTATTCTCATTATAAAATGTCTTAAATAAGCTTGAGAGGAATCTTATTGTTTCCAGGTGGGTCTCGAGACAATGCTTCTTTAATCGTTATGTGGATTTCCTCGGGTGAAATAAAGGGTTAATGACCTGACGGCTAAACCTAAAAGGTGGGATGGATGCggtgtgtgtctggtgttataTACTATTTAAGGTGGGATGGATGCagtgtgtgtctggtgttataTACTATTTAAGGTGGGATGGATGCagtgtgtgtctggtgttataTACTATTTAAGGTGGGATGGATGCagtgtgtgtctggtgttataTACTATTTAAGGTGGGATGGATGCggtgtgtgtctggtgttataTACTATTTAAGGTGGGATGGATGCggtgtgtgtctggtgttataTACTATTTAAGGTGGGATGGATGCagtgtgtgtctggtgttataTACTATTTAAGGTGGGATGGATGCagtgtgtgtctggtgttataTACTATTTAAGGTGGGATGGATGCggtgtgtgtctggtgttataTACTATTTAAGGTGGGATGGATGCagtgtgtgtctggtgttataTACTATTTAAGGTGGGATGGATGCggtgtgtgtctggtgttataTACTATTTAAGGTGGGATGGATGCggtgtgtgtctggtgttataTACTATTTAAGGTGGGATGGATGCTATTTAAGGTGGGATGGATGCggtgtgtgtctggtgttataTACTATTTAAGGTGGGATGGATGTTATATACTATTTaaggtgggatggtgtgtgtctggtgttataTACTATTTAAGGTGGGATGGATGCagtgtgtgtctggtgttataTACTATTTAAGGTGGGATGGATGCggtgtgtgtctggtgttataTACTATTTAAGGTGGGATGGATGCggtgtgtgtctggtgttataTACTATTTAAGGTGGGATGGATGCggtgtgtgtctggtgttataTACTATTTAAGGTGGGATGGATGCggtgtgtgtctggtgttataTACTATTTAAGGTGGGATGGATGCggtgtgtgtctggtgttataTACTATTTAAGGTGGGATGGATGCggtgtgtgtctggtgttataTACTATTTAAGGTGGGATGGATGCggtgtgtgtctggtgttataTACTATTTAAGGTGGGATGGATGCggtgtgtgtctggtgttataTACTATTTAAGGTGGGATGGATGCagtgtgtgtctggtgttataTACTATTTAAGGTGGGATGGATGCggtgtgtgtctggtgttataTACTATTTAAGGTGGGATGGATGCggtgtgtgtctggtgttataTACTATTTAAGGTGGGATGGATGCggtgtgtgtctggtgttataTACTATTTAAGGTGGGGATGGATGGTGGggtgtgtgtctggtgttataTACTATTTAAGGTGGGATGGATGCggtgtgtgtctggtgttataTACTATTTAAGGTGGGATGGATGCggtgtgtgtctggtgttataTACTATTTAAGGTGGGATGGAtgcggtgtgtgtctgtgtgttatataCTATTTAAGGTGGGATGGATGCggtgtgtgtctggtgttataTACTATTTAAGGTGGGATGGATGCggtgtgtgtctggtgttataTACTATTTAAGGTGGGAtggatgtgtgtgtctggtgttataTACTATTTAAGGTGGGATGGATGTGTGTCTGGTGTTATATACTATTTAAGGTGGGATGGATGCggtgtgtgtctggtgttataTACTATTTAAGGTGGGATGGATGCggtgtgtgtctggtgttataTACTATTTAAGGTGGGATGGATGCggtgtgtgtctggtgttataCTATTTAAGGTGGGATGGATGCggtgtgtgtctggtgttataTACTATTTAAGGTAGGATGGATGCggtgtgtgtctggtgttataTACTATTTAAGGTGGGATGGATGCggtgtgtgtctggtgttataTACTATTTATATGATAATAGGTTTATGATCGGGTCAGTGGTATGCAGGTCATTCAACTCTGTGGTGCTAATGGGgaaagatacagtatgtacatttGTCAGTGCGTAAAAGGCAGAATTATCATTGAGGCTCTGCTGAAACGGAGCTCTTTGTCAATGCAATGGCATTTACGTTGCTGTTGAGTTCGATGACCTCGTACTGCCGTTGGCTACCAAATGAAGTGCTTTGTTAATGCATTGGCAATCGccttattataataatataatatatgccatttattaTTAGCTAAGAGTTGAATAACCTTGATGTTATCGTGTTCTGCTATGTACCGGAATTCCCCAATAATAACCAACcacctcctgtcctgtcctgacttATTGCTCAGACTGGCTTGGTTACAGTACATTAGTGCCATGGTTATCATGGTAGTCACCCCATTAGTGCAGAGTTGAATGCCCTGAAATACACCAACCCAGATCATAAAAACTATGATCATATTAATCAATATCAGGAAGACACACCTCTTTCTCTGACATCTGACCCTCTGTGTTTTAGTTTGAAACGGCACGTCACTGACCCCTTTTCATTGCCACTTACAACTCGACCAATACCATGACATAATTACCATAGATATTAATCAATATCTTCACCCTCCCCATTCCACGGTTTCTGCTACTTGTAACCGCCAGGTCAGTCATTCCCTGCTTTAGATTCACACCGTGTCTGGATTAGCGCCATCAAGATGAAGCAACATCCAACAGGTTGATTGATGAAGCATGTTCTTCGTGGTGTTACACATTATCTGACAGGAagtaccctctctctttctctgtctgaccctctgtgTCTTATCTGACAGGAagtaccctctctctttctctgtctgaccctctgtgTCTTATCTGACAGGAagtaccctctctctttctctgtctgaccctctgtgTCTTATCTGACAGGAagaaccctctctctttctctgtctgaccctctgtgTCTTATCTGACAGGAagtacactctctctttctctgtctgaccctctgtgTCATATCTGACAGGAagtacactctctctttctctgtctgaccTCTGTGTCTTATCTGACAggaaacactctctctttctctgtctgaccctctgtgTCTTACCTGACAGGAaataccctctctttctctgtctgaccctctgtgTCTTATCTGACAGGAagtaccctctctctttctctgtctgaccctctgtgTCTTATCTGACAGGAagtaccctctctctttctctgtctgacaCTCTGTGTCTTATCTGACAGGAagtacactctctctttctctgtctgaccctctgtgTCTTATCTGACAGGAagtaccctctctctttctctgtctgaccctctgtgTCTTATCTGACAGGAagtaccctctctctttctctgtctgaccctctgtgTCTTATCTGACAGGAagtaccctctctctttctctgtctgaccctctgtgTCTTATCTGACAGGAagtacactctctctttctctgtctgaccctctgtgTCTTATCTGACAGGAAGTacactctctatttctctgtctgaccctctgtgTCTTATCTGACAGGAagtacactctctctttctctgtctgactctctgtgtcttAACTGACAGgaagtacctctctctttctctgtctgaccctctgtgTCTTATCTGACAGGAagtaccctctctctttccctctttctctctaactaGCACAGTCATTTAACCCTAACTAGCAGTTATTAAGCCCTAACTAGCACTGTTATTTAACCCTAACTAGCACTGTTATTTAACCCTAACTAGCACTGTTATTTAACCCTAACTAGCATAGTAATTTAACCCTAACTAGCAGTCATTTAACCCTACCTAGCAGTTATTAAACCCTAACTAGCacagtcacctctctctctctctctgtctctctccctctctctccttctttctctccttctgtctctctccctctgtctctctccctctgtctctctccctccgtctctctctgtctctccctctgtctctctccgtctctccctctgtctctctccgtctctccctctgtctctctccctctgtctctctccctctgtctctctccctccgtctacctctgtctctccctctgtctctctccctctgtctctctccttctgtctctctccgtctctccctctgtctctctccgtctctccctctctctctctccgtctctccctctctctctctccctctgtctctctccctctgtctctctccctctgtctctctccctctgcctctccctctgtctctctccctctctctcgttcctctccctctgtctctccctctctctccatccatccttctccctctgtctctccctctccctctgtctctccctctctccatccctccttctccctctgtctctccctctctccccagtatTGTGATGACTACCTGCTCTACAGTTCTAGCCCTGGGTATGATGCCACTGCTCCTCTACCTATACTGCCAGGGCTTCTCCAACCTGGAGAGTGCTGTTCCCTACGCTGGCATCACTCTGGCCCTGGTCATGACTCTGTTCCCCTGCGGCATCGGCATCCTCATCAATTACTACAGGCCACAGTACTCCAAGACTATAACtaaggtagagtacagtacacagtACTACAGAACATCACtaaggtagagtacagtacacagtACTACAGAACATCACtaaggtagagtacagtacacagtACTACAGAACATCACttaggtagagtacagtacccaGTACTACAGAACATCACttaggtagagtacagtacacattATACTTCAGTGCTTGAAGACCATCATTATGGCATGGTGCACACAGGTAATTCAATCGAGGCCTGGGTCAAATACCTGAGTCAAACTGCGCTTAACTCTGAGTAATCCCAAAAAGTGCAAATTCCAAGTTAAACCAAGTGCACCCAAAAGGCCAATTTCaggagagtatatatatatatattttattttccctctctctcctccgtccagGTCGGCCTGTCCCTCCTGTTGATGGCCACGGTGGTGATTGGCCTGTTGGCCGGCATGACCATAGGAGGGATGGATTTGACGCTGACCCTCCTGTCCCCTCCGCTCATGACCACCGCTGCCCTCATGCCCCTCATTGGCTACACCTTCGGATACGTCCTGTCATACCTCTTCAAACTCAACGGATCGTAAGTCATGGTGACGATAGTGTTGATAAGGATTGTTTTCtctttagtaaaaaaaaaaaacactttaaaaaTAAGAGAAAAAAACATTTCCATTCCAGCTATTAACTCCATGTCAATCAATCTGTTCAAGTTGTCCTTATTTGGACTTCCTTCCCGTTCCTCAGGGGGCGGAGGACCATCTCCATGGAGACAGGCTGTCAGAACATCCAGCTGTGTTCCACCATTTTGAAGGTGGCATTCCCTCCCGATGTGATTGgtcccctctacctattccctaTGATCTACATAGTGTTTCAGGTGGGAGAGGCCTTACTGCTCATTGTGCTGTTCAGGGTTCACCGGAGGTTCTTCAAAACACCGGAGACAGGTAGGCTCGACTGACCCTGTTCGTGAGTGATACAGTTACTGTGGGAGCAAATGGTACATATAGGACAGATATAATATTATAGAGCAAAGATGTACATCAGAccacaggagaagagagagacacatagtcAGACATACCAAAGAACACACCAAGCTAAACAGAAAGTATGAAGGACAAAAGACATAAGGCCCATAAAATAAGATGATGAAGGAATGTTAGAGACACATAGTCTACTAGTCCTAATAAGGACATACATACCAAAGAGCACACCAAGCTAAACATAAGTGGCCCATAGGATAGACGGGCATATATTATTTTCAGGACATGAAGAGGTCCTGTCACCATTATAACTTGACTGAAAGCAGATATGGGCGTTTATGGGGCGTAAACAAGCAGGAAGCTCAGATTGAAGGAGAATGGTGGCAGATGGACTGagggggtccttctgtagctcagttggtagagcatggcgcttgtaacgccagggtagtgggttcgattcccgggaccacccatacgtagaatgtatgcacacatgactgtaagtcgctttggataaaagcgtctgctaaatggcatatattattattattattattatatattgtgtgtgtataaatacagagccagaGCTCAGGGGAGGGAGTTGGTCCGCAGACCATCTAGGCTTCTGATATTATTGAATTCACAAGTTCTTGAAAGTGTTATATTTGTAAGATGATTTTCCACCACATTACAAGCACCTAGTCGGAGACCCAGATATCAGGTCACTGGAGGTTCACACCTCAACTAGGTTACCCTTGTCTATCACTGTTTTGTAAAATACTAAATTGATCCAAGATCAGCACTCCAACTCAGACTTTAATACAGGCCCAGTCTCCTACTCAGACTTTAATACAGGCCCAGTCTCCTACTCAGACTTTAATACAGGCCCAGTCTCCAACTCAGACTTTAATACAGGCCCAGTCTCCTACTCAGACTTTAATACAGGCCCAGTCTCCTACTCAGACTTTAATACAGGCCCAGTCTCCTACTCAGACTTTAATACAGGCCCAGTCTCCTACTCAGACTTTAATACAGGCCCAGTCTCCTACTCAGACTTTAATACAGGCCCAGTCTCCTACTCAGACTTTAATACAGGCCCAGTCTCCTACTCAGACTTTAATACAGGCCCAGTCTCAGGCCTAGTCTCCTCAGACTTTAATACAGGCCCAGTCTCCTACTCAGACTTTAATACAGGCCCAGTCTCCTACTCAGACTTTAATACAGGCCCAGTCTCCTACTCAGACTTTAATACAGGCCCAGTCTCCTACTCAGACTTTAATACAGGCCCAGTCTCCTACTCAGACTTTAATACAGGCCCAGTCTCCTACTCAGACTTTAATACAGGCCCAGTCTCCTACTCAGACTTTAATACAGGCCCAGTCTCCTACTCAGACTTTAATACAGGCCCAGTCTCCAACTCAGACTTTAATACAGGCCCAGTCTCCAACTCAGACTTTAATACAGGCCCAGTCTCCTACTCAGACTTTAATACAGGCCCAGTCTCCTACTCAGACTTTAATACAGGCCCAGTCTCCTACTCAGACTTTAATACAGGCCCAGTCTCCTACTCAGACTTTAATACAGGCCCAGTCTCCTACTCAGACTTTAATACAGGCCCAGTCTCCTACTCAGACTTTAATACAGGCCCAGTCTCCTACTCAGACTTTAATACAGGCCCAGTCTCCTACTCAGACTTTAATACAGGCCCAGTCTCCTACTCAGACTTTAATACAGGCCCAGTCTCCTACTCAGACTTTAATACAGGCCCAGTCTCCTACTCAGACTTTAATACAGGCCCAGTCTCCTACTCAGAATTTAATACAGGCCCAGTCTCCTACTCAGACTTTAATACAGGCCCAGTCTCCTACTCAGACTTTAATACAGGCCCAGTCTCCTACGCAGAATTTAATACAGACCCAGTCTCCTACTCAGACTTTAATACAGACCCCAGTCTCCTACTCAGAATTTAATACAGGCCCAGTCTCCTACTCAGAATTTATGAATACAGACCCAGTCTCCTACTCAGAATTTATGAATACAGACCCCAGTCTCCTACTCAGAATTTAATACAGGCCCTAGTCTCCTACTCAGAATTTATGAatacagaccctgtctcctactCAGAATTTATGAATACAGACCCAGTCTCCTACTCAGAATTTATGAATACAGACCCAGTCTCCTACTCAGAATTTAATACAGGCCCAGTCTCCTACTCAGAATTTAATACAGGCCCAGTCTCCTACTCAGAATTTAATACA is a genomic window of Oncorhynchus gorbuscha isolate QuinsamMale2020 ecotype Even-year linkage group LG12, OgorEven_v1.0, whole genome shotgun sequence containing:
- the slc10a1 gene encoding sodium/bile acid cotransporter, with amino-acid sequence MEDPIDTAMAVFSDQYLSSNDSLLFNITPTHFPRLPPIIDQTISITTIVILFITMVSLGCTMEVPKIKAHILKPKGVAIAVVAQFGVMPLTAFSLAKVLQLGPVEAVVVLICGCCPGGSLSNILALSMKGDMNLSIVMTTCSTVLALGMMPLLLYLYCQGFSNLESAVPYAGITLALVMTLFPCGIGILINYYRPQYSKTITKVGLSLLLMATVVIGLLAGMTIGGMDLTLTLLSPPLMTTAALMPLIGYTFGYVLSYLFKLNGSGRRTISMETGCQNIQLCSTILKVAFPPDVIGPLYLFPMIYIVFQVGEALLLIVLFRVHRRFFKTPETEKQVYDAVDGNQIHISSV